One part of the Glycine soja cultivar W05 chromosome 11, ASM419377v2, whole genome shotgun sequence genome encodes these proteins:
- the LOC114377578 gene encoding calcium/calmodulin-regulated receptor-like kinase 1, which produces MKEESTGLIIGISIGVVIGVGLAISALFCLRYHRKRSQIGNSSSRRAHTIPIRENGVDSCNILSDSTLGPESPVRSGRNGMSFWLDGFKKSSNMVSASGIPEYSYKDLQKATYNFTTLIGQGAFGPVYKAQMSTGETVAVKVLATNSKQGEKEFQTEVMLLGRLHHRNLVNLVGYCAEKGQHMLVYVYMSKGSLASHLYSEENGALGWDLRVHIALDVARGIEYLHDGAVPPVIHRDIKSSNILLDQSMRARVADFGLSREEMVDKHAAIRGTFGYLDPEYISSGTFTKKSDVYSFGVLLFELIAGRNPQQGLMEYVELAAMDTEGKVGWEEIVDSRLEGKCDFQELNEVAALAYKCINRAPKKRPSMRDIVQVLTRILKSRHQRNHHHNKSLSATADEVSIDVDQLETKNSVTDHRREESIDSTADIYDL; this is translated from the exons ATGAAAGAGGAGTCAACTGGACTTATCATTGGGATTTCCATAGGTGTTGTGATTGGAGTTGGTTTGGCAATTTCTGCATTGTTCTGTCTTAGATATCACCGGAAGCGGTCGCAGATTGGCAATAGCAGTTCCCGGAGGGCACATACCATACCAATCCGTGAAAATGGTGTTGATTCTTGCAATATTCTATCGGACTCAACCTTAGGTCCAGAATCACCTGTAAGGTCTGGACGAAATGGCATGTCCTTCTGGCTTGATGGCTTCAAGAAGAGTAGTAACATGGTGTCAGCATCTGGAATACCAGAATATTCATACAA GGATTTGCAAAaggcaacatataattttacaaCACTCATAGGGCAAGGTGCATTTGGTCCTGTATATAAAGCTCAGATGTCTACTGGCGAGACTGTGGCAGTCAAAGTTCTTGCAACTAATTCTAAGCAAGGGGAGAAAGAATTTCAGACAGAG gTTATGTTGTTGGGAAGGTTACATCATAGAAATCTGGTCAATTTGGTCGGGTATTGTGCAGAAAAAGGACAACATATGCTTGTATATGTCTACATGAGTAAAGGGAGCTTGGCTTCCCACTTGTATA GTGAAGAGAATGGAGCTCTTGGCTGGGATTTGAGGGTTCATATAGCTTTAGACGTAGCAAGAGGCATAGAGTATCTTCATGATGGG GCAGTTCCTCCCGTAATCCATCGAGATATCAAATCTTCTAACATTCTCTTGGACCAGTCCATGCGAGCCAGG GTTGCTGATTTTGGACTCTCAAGAGAAGAGATGGTGGATAAACATGCTGCAATTCGGGGTACCTTTGGCTATCTTGACCCTGAGTATATATCCTCAGGGACGTTCACCAAGAAAAGTGACGTATACAGTTTTGGGGTGTTGCTCTTTGAACTTATAGCCGGCCGAAATCCTCAGCAAGGTCTTATGGAATATGTTGAGCTT GCAGCAATGGACACCGAGGGAAAAGTAGGTTGGGAGGAGATAGTAGATTCTCGGCTCGAGGGAAAATGTGATTTTCAAGAGCTGAATGAAGTGGCAGCACTTGCCTACAAATGCATAAACCGTGCCCCAAAGAAACGCCCTTCAATGAGGGACATAGTGCAAGTGTTGACGCGGATCCTCAAATCAAGACATCAAAGGAATCATCATCACAACAAGTCCCTCTCAGCCACAGCTGATGAAGTCTCCATTGATGTTGATCAGCTAGAGACCAAGAATTCTGTCACTGACCACAGAAGAGAAGAATCTATAGATAGTACAGCTGACATTTATGATTTGTAG